The genomic interval GATATCGCCGGCTCTGAGATTGATTTCGGCCGGCGATCCCGCACCCTCGACGATGACGAGATCGGCGCCATCGGCCACTTTTTCGAAGCTTGCGAGAACAGCGCCCAGCAGTTCGGGCTTCAGCCGCTGATAGTCTCGTCCCTTGGCCTGCCCGAACAGCCTGCCCTGCACGATGATCTGGCTGCCGTTTTCCGAGTGGGGCTTGAGCAGTACCGGGTTCATGTGCACCGAGGATGGCGTTCGGGCGGCCAGCGACTGCAGCCACTGCGCCCGGCCGATCTCGCCGCCATCATCGGCGACCGCCGCATTGTTCGACATGTTCTGCGGCTTGAAGGGCCGGACGGCAGCGCCGCGATTGGCTGCCAGCCGGCAGAGGCCCGCGACAAGCACCGTCTTGCCCACATCCGAGCCGGTTCCCTGCAGCATGATCGCTCTTGCCATGGCGGCCGCCTTTCGTTGAGGTGAGGCCTACAATGGCCGCCGATCCTGGGTCAAGACTGGGGGATACTCTCGCCAAAACGCGAAAACCGCGCATGGCCTTGGCTCTGCGCGGTTTGCCGAATACTCAGGCGTCTTCACCCCTACACGGCGAAGCTCGCTTTCTCCGGTACGCACTACCTGAACCAGAGAAGCAGCGGTCGTTGCCGCTACGACCCAACTGATAGCCGCACATTCTTACCGGAGAGTTATTGAAGGCTTACCCAAATACTAATTTTGACCTTTTTTGATATTCTCGGCAAAATTTTTTGCCGCAGGTCCGCCGCCGGTCGGGGGAGCCCTGTCGATGTCGGCATCATTTTCGCAATGGCGGGCATATCTTCTTCGAATTCAATAATTTAGACATGCAATCACGAGCAGAAGGAGGTTGATTTCTGCCGGCGAACGCGTAGGCTTCACAAAAATGCGCCACTATTGAACATGGCCTGCGACGAGCTGCCGGAACCGCAAGGAGGGACGGCGCCTATGAAGCGGAAAGCCGGTTGCCGCATGACCGGCGAGCATCCCCTCTTCAGGTGCCGGAGAGCCTTGCAGGCCGATTTCAGATCCGGCAGCGCGTAGAACTCAAACTGTTGTAGCGTCCTTTGTGCGTCTTTTCAGACGCCCGGCGCTCTAAGAAAAACTCGGGGATGACGATGAAGAGGCTTTTGGTTTCGGCCGCCTTTGCCGCGGCATTTTTGACCACCGCCGCACCGGCCGAGGCCGTCGAATGCGGCAGCGTTTCGATCGCCGAGATGAAATGGGCCTCGGCCGGCATCGCGGCAAACTTCGACAAGATCATCCTGGAAAAGGGCTACGGCTGCTCCGTCACCATCGTCGATGGCGACACCCTGCCAACCTTCGCCTCGATGAACGAGAAAGGCACTCCCGATATCGCCTCGGAATACTGGATCAATTCAGTCAGGGCCCTGCTCGATCAAGCCATCAATGCCGGCCGGCTGGTCCAGGGCGCCGAAATCCTTGCCGACGGCGCCGTCGAAGGCTGGTGGATCCCCAAATTCATTGCCGACGCCAATCCCGACATCCGCTCGGTCGAGGACGCGCTGCGGCACCCCGAACTCTTCCCCGCCGAGGATGATCCGTCGAAGGCCGCGGTTTACAATTGTCCCGCCGACTGGAGCTGCCAGATATCGACCGCCAATCTCTTCAAGGCCCTTGCCGCCGACAAGAAGGGCTTTGAACTTGTCGAGACCGGTAGTCCCCAACGGCTCGACGCCTCGATCGCCCGGGCTTTCGACAACAAGGTCGGCTGGCTTGGTTAC from Rhizobium lentis carries:
- a CDS encoding glycine betaine ABC transporter substrate-binding protein, which produces MTMKRLLVSAAFAAAFLTTAAPAEAVECGSVSIAEMKWASAGIAANFDKIILEKGYGCSVTIVDGDTLPTFASMNEKGTPDIASEYWINSVRALLDQAINAGRLVQGAEILADGAVEGWWIPKFIADANPDIRSVEDALRHPELFPAEDDPSKAAVYNCPADWSCQISTANLFKALAADKKGFELVETGSPQRLDASIARAFDNKVGWLGYYWAPTAILGKYDMTRLSFGVGHNKTEWDHCTAVAGCARPQLNSYPVSRAFTLMTKSFASRAGPVTTYLKTRTWDNETINQVLAWQDENRESNEDAAIYFLRNYESLWMKWVPIDVAEKVKASL